Part of the Parcubacteria group bacterium genome is shown below.
GCTTCGGCGGTCAGATCTTTTTTGAAAAAATAAGTATCCGGAAAAAGATAACCCTCAAGACTGGTGACTTCAGGATCGGCAAGAAAAGCATAACGTTTTCGGAAACTATCCGGGATACTACTAGTGAGGGCTGAAAATCCATCGCCATCAAAATTATTTTTTCTGATAATTTCCGCCATATTCTTCGCCGTCAACCCTTCCGGAAAAGTGATCCGTACGGCCTGTGTCTCAGGATTGGTGATGGCATGGGCAATTTCCGGAATAGTCAGATTGCCACTAAGCAAATACGACCCGGGCATTATTCTGTTTATCAACTTGGCTCGATAGATGTAATAATAGAAATAAACCTTGCCCGAAATCAATCCCTTATTCCCCAAATTAGTCGCAATCACCTCATTTCCCTCCCCTTTTTTAATCTCAAAAAGAATGACTTGTTTTTGGACGCCGTGTGAATAGTAAATCTGATTGCGGACATAAAAAAATCCGCCCAAAATTGCGAGGATAAAAACCAAAAGAAAACCTAAAATAATTTTTTTACGCATTGATTTTACAATAACCAGCGGCTAGAGGTTCAACCTCTACGCTACTATCTTTATTCATACATTCGTATAAATTCTTCCGCCTGCAACGCTGTGTATAGCATTGCGGGCAGGTAATTCGTAGAGAATGTCAAAGCCCCATCACTTGGATGATTATTTCTCTCGTCCGTGCTCCGTCCATTTCCGCCATGAAGATATTTTGCTTCTCAGTGATCAACATATGCCCTTTCTCAAGTGGTATTGTTTCACTTATTCCCAAAAGCATCACTTTGCAATGAGAATGTCCATTACTGCGACCATCAGACTTATTCCTCCTGGCTAATTCGAAAAGATCATGAGAATAACGATCTTCAATCGGCGCTACTCGATAAAGAACGCGGGCAAAATCCTGAAGCAACATCGGTTCATTGTGATTAACTAAAATCCCGGCTGAAGTATGTGGGGAATAGACAAGCACCGTTCCCTCCCGCACGCCAGATTGGCTGACTATTTCCGCCACCCTGCTAGTGATATCAATAAACTCCATACTGCTGGTACTTTTTACTTCAATTTTTTTGCGATAAATCTTCATTTTTTTATTTTATTTCTTAAAGACGCTGGCCACTTTTTTTACGACATTTTTATCCAGCGCCCTTGGTATTATTTTATCATGAGTCGGTTTTTTTATCAAACTGGCAATCGCATACGCTACTTTAATTTTGTGTTCTTCGGTAATTTTTTTGACATGATTGTCGAGCACTCCGCGAAAGATTCCCGGAAAGGCCAAAACATTGTTGATCTGATTAGCAAAGTCAGAGCGACCAGTGGCCACGATGCGTGCTCCGCCCGCTTTGGCCCGGTCGGGCATAATTTCCGGAATAGGATTCGCCATTGCAAACACGATTGAGTTTTTATTCATCTGGTGGATGTCTTCTTCCGTGAGAATATTTGGCGCTGAAACTCCGATAAACACATCCGCGCCGGTCAGTGCGTCGCGCACATTGCCACGGATATTTTCCGGATTGGTAATCCTCGCAATCTCCATCTTTGAATCATTAAGCCCGCCATCTCTTTCTTTGTGAATTATCCCCATTCGATCAAGCATAACGATATGTTTCGCTCCGGCCTTCAAAAGCAACTTAGCAATCGCCACGCCCGCCGCACCCGTGCCGGAAATAACAATTCTGATTTTCGCCAGATCTTTTTTGACGACTTTTAGTGCATTCAAAAGTCCGGCCAAAACCACAATCGCTGTGCCATGCTGATCATCATGAAAAACGGGAATATCCAATTCTTTTTTCAACGCTTCCTCCACATCAAAGCAACGCGGAGCGCAAATATCCTCCAAATTGATCCCGCCAAAAGTCGGCGCCAAGGCTTTAACTATTTTTATAATTTCTTGGGTATCTTGCGTATCAAGCACGATTGGAATTGCATCCACTCCGGCAAGTTCCTTGAAAAGCAAAGCCTTGCCTTCCATCACAGGCAAAGCCGCTTCCGGTCCGATATTGCCCAATCCCAAAACGGCCGAACCGTCCGAAATGACCGCCACGGTATTTTTACGCATAGTATAGGAAAAAGATAATTTCTTATCCTTGGCAATCGCCTTGGAAACTTCCGCCACCCCCGGAGTATACAAAACCGCCAGATTTTTCTCCGTCAGCTTTTCCTTGCTACAAATTTCAATCTTCCCGCCAATTTTTTTGGAAAGCCTAATCGACGCAAACTCTTGACTTTTCATAGGTTTAGGTGTATAATTATAAATCGTAAATATTGTCGCTATTTCAACGCAAATGGCTTAAAAAATCAACGCATCTACCAAGAGGAGGGCCGCATGAACACACAAATCAAACTTGATCTCAAAATAGGAGACCTACTTATCGGAGAAAGTGAAGAAGTAATCTTCCGCATAATCACGACATATCCCCGTAGCGTACGCGTTCAAAATTCAAATGCGAGGGTATCTTTTGAAATTTTTAAGGAGAACCTGCCGACAAGATATGCTGTCTGCAAAAAATCAAACCTTGACTACGAAAAAAATATAGCGGCTTTCATGAAGCAATGAGCCCCTATCTCACTCAGCATCACCTTGATTCCCAGCCAGGAGTCAAGGTGGTTTTTTTATTTCCAAAAATCAGTGCAATCAAGTGTAATCAGTGCTAACCCGCCTGCTCGGCGTGGCAAAGTCAGTGGCTCTGAATTATTTCAGTTTCAGCATCTTATACACCCCATTCGCCGCCACAGCGCCTTCGGCTGAAGCGGTAATAATCTGGCGAAATTTGTTCGATCCGGTCGTAATGTCACCGGCTGCAAAAATGCCAGGAATATTTGTCCCCATATCCGCATTGACTTTGATATAGCCCTGCTCATCAATTTCCACTCCCAGACGCTCCGCTAATTCGATGCCCGGCTCCGATCCGATTTCCACAAAAACACCATCTGTTTCGAGGTATGTTTTATCGTTATAAGCTTTGTCTAGGATAACTTTTTCCACTTTCTGCTCCCCTTTGATTTCGATGATATTGGTATTTTTAATCACTTCGATCTTTGGATTGGCCGCAATTTTGTCAAGCCAGATCGGTTCGGCTGGCAAACGATCACCGCGATAAACCAGATAGACCTTGGAAGCAAAATCCGTTAGTCCCAAGGCAGAAGTAGCCGCCGCATTGCCTCCGCCAATCACCGAAACGACCTTGTTTCGAAAAAACATCGCATCGCACGTCGCGCAATAGGAAACACCCTTGCCGGTCAATTCTTTTTCGCCGGGAACATTTAGCTTGCGATATTCCGTCCCCATCGCCATAATAATGGCACGTGTCTTGTGCGTAGTTTTTCCTGTCACTACTTCAAAAACATCTTCGTCCGATTTTTTGATTTCCACGACCGATTCATTTTGCGGAGAAATCCCGAGACTTTTCGTATGCTCGACAAAACGCGAAAGCAGGTCAAAGCCAGAGACAGACTTATCCCCTGGCCAATTTTCCAACTGCCGAATCTCGTTGATCTGCCCGCCAATCGTCGCTCCTAATAGCAAGTGATTAAGCTTATAGCGCGAAGCATAAATCGAAGCAGACAGTCCAGCCGGTCCCGCACCGATGATGATTAAGTCGTAGGTTTCTTGCATAATTTTTTCATAGTGTCATTCCCGCGAAGGCGGGAATCCAGGTTCCACTAGTTTTAAACTCTGGAAAATCGAATTATAAATCTTTTTGCCTCATATTTCAGTCAGCTCTGCATTTAATAGCTCGTTTTTCTATATACTAAGCCCGAGGTGCCTGGATCCCCGCCTTGCTCCACCGCTAAAGCTAAGGCGGCACGCGGTCGCGAGGATGACACAAATATTACGCCTTCTCCAACGCCTCCTTCAAGACCTCTTTCGCTTGCATCCCTATAAATTCCTGTACCACTTTTCCACCCTTAAAAATTTTCAGCGCCGGAATAGACATAATGGCAAAATCCTGGGCAGTCTTGGAATTTTCATCCACATTGATCTTACCCACCTTAATTTTACCATCCAGCTCTTTGGCTAACTCCTCGATGATCGGTCCCATTGCAAGACACGGCCCGCACCAAGGCGCCCAAAAATCTACCAAAACTACTTTGTCGCTTTTTAACACTTCCTGATCAAAATTTTGATCGGTAAAAACTTGTTCCATATATTTTTTAAATTAAAAATTAACAAATAATTTAAGTTGTCATCCTGAGCGCAGTCCGTACTCGGACGAAGTCGAAGGATCTGCCGGCAATAATCGAAGTTTTTACTATTCTCACAACGCTAGCGATAAGCAAAAGCAGATTCTTCGACTCCGCTCCGCTTCGCTCAGAATGACGATGTTTTTATCCCCCAAACCTTCGCTGCCTTCTCGCAAATTCCACAAGCGCTTCTTCAAACTTCTCTTCATTAAAATCAGGAAATTTTTCCGGAGAAAAAAACAATTGCGCGTCCGCCATATCCCACATCATAAACCCGGCGCTATTATGCGGTTCACCGCCCGTGCGGATCATATAGTCCACCGCGGGAAGTTTTGCTGTCATCAAGTTTTCTTTGAGCATTTCCGCTGTAATTCTCGCTCCTTTTTCACACTTAGCATTGATTTTTTCCATCGCCAGGAGCATCTCATCTGTACCACTATACGCCAGCAAAAAATTTAGGACCCGCTTTTGATAATTCTTCGTCTTTTCAATCACGGCGTAAATGATCTTTTTTAGCGAATCCGGAAATTGCTCCTCCCAACGCCCGATAAAATTCACTTGCACTTCATTCTCATGGATCTCACTCCCCTCCAACATCTTGGTAAAATATTTTTTATAAATCTCCAGGAGTGCCTTCTTCTCGTCTAATGGGCGTTTCGTCAAATTATCGATCGATGATCCCCAGATAGAAAGACACTTAATGCCTTTTTTTAATGAATAGCTGATTAATTTTTCAAAATTTTCCGCACCAACTTCGTGCCCTTTCCAAGGCGGCAATCCCCTTTCTCGCGCCCAGCGCCGATTGGCATCGGGAATAATCGCCACATGCTTTGGTAAATTATCCAACTCCTGTTCCATAATTTAAATTTAAACTTCCCTTTTAATTATATACTCAGCAATACCTTCCAGAAACTGTCTCGCTTCGCTGTTTTCAAATTCAATCTGACCCAAGGCCGAAAGCGACTCACTCACCAGCTTGGATGCCAATTTTTGGGAATATTCCAGTGATCCCGTCTCTCTGATGATTTGGCGAAAAATTTCCACTTCCTGTTCCGTCAAATCTTTTTTGCCCAAAAGCCTATCTAGCTCTTTTTTTTGATTCCCATTGCCAGTCCTAAACGCTCTTGAAACCAAAAGTGTCTGCTTGCCTTCTATTATATCAGCTCCGACCGATTTGCCCAATTTGTGTTCGTTGCCAAAAACTCCCAAAATATCATCCCGGATCTGAAAAGCGTTTCCGACCGGCAAAGAGTAGGCCGACAGTGATGCTAACAGTTTAGCATTTTTTTGCTGTCCCGCCAAAACGCACCCGAGATGGAGTGGTCCCTCGAAAGTATACCGCGCAGTCTTTCCTTCATACATCCGCAATATCTCCTCCTCCGTAGCTGTCCCTTTAGCCCCCATCAGAACATCCAGCATCTCTCCGGGAATGGTCCGCGTCACAATTGCCTGAATTTTTCGCAGAGCAGCAAGAGTGATTTCCGGCTCAAAATCAATGTCGTAAAGAATCTCATTTGCCATCGTATGAGTGTAGTCTCCAGCTGTAATGGCCATTGAATTGCCAAAATGCGTCGCTTCGCTGTCACTTAGTCCTATTTTTCTACCGTGTGCCTTGTAGGTTTCATGCACCGTTTCAATTCCGTGCCGCGTAGCGTCACGATCAATGATATCATCATGAATAAGGAGAAAGGCGTGCGCCAATTCAATCGCCATCGAAGCCCGAACTACACTTTCTTCATCTTTTCCTCCAGCTGCCAAATAACCATAATATACCAGAGCAGGGCGGATCCTTTTGCCGCCAGAAAGTACAAACCGCCGGATTATTTCAACCGTTTCCACTGCCAATGGATCGATTTTTTCCGCCTGCTCCGTCTTCAGCAAAAAATATTCCCCTAAAAGAGGCTCGATCCGTTGCTTATATTTTTTTAACATCTCAATAACTACCAGATCATTTTCCATCCGATTATGCCTTAGATTCATCTCTTAACTCCGTTCCTTCACTATACTAAAAAACCAGTCCGCTGTCGAGAAGGTGCCTCAAATTGCCAAAATTACCCAACATTAGATTAGATAATGTTGCAAGGTATAGATCCAATTTTCATCATTCTCTCCGCCAGAATCACGTGTTTTTATTTTTTCATTCAAAAGCCACTGTAAATAATTTCGATCTCTTTGCGCAACATCCGCCACGCTCATCCCGATATATTTTCCAAAATTGAACTTTTTGACCAAGACCGGACGGGCAGAAACTGCCAACATCTCTTCGATCACAGCCAACTCGCCTTTTTCTCCGATTGACATTTTGGCGAAATAATAATCAAACAGCTTTTCTAAGACACGGATATCTCCAAGCGCGTCATGCGCCGGCGCGTCCAAGACCTCCAGCTCGAAATAATAGCGCAAATACTGCAAGGCATATTTGGGAATTTCCCCATTTACATCAAGATACTGCGCCAACTTAAATGTATCAATCAGGCTGTTTGGCTGCAGGTTTTCCCTTTTGAGCATTTCCGCATCAAACCCGGCATTATGCGCCACCAAGATATGTCCGGCAGAAAAAATTTCCTCGAGCGCCCGATGCATTTCGGAGCCCGCAAAAACCTCTTTATCTGCCACCATCTTATTAGTGATATGCGCCACGGCCATCGCATCGATTCCAATCGGAACCGGCGGCTTGAATAGTGCTTCTTTTTCCACTCCTTGAAACTTATACGCTACCTGGCACAAGCGGTCTTCCGGCCCGATTCCGGTCGTTTCCGTATCGAGAAAAATCAGATTTGATCGATCCATTGTTTTTTGAAAATTTATGTTTTTATTACGTAATTAATTACGTAATCCCTTACTTACCTCTTAATCTTACTTGAAATTCTCTTTTTTGGCAAAACAAAAACTACATACTATCTTCTTTTTTGCAATCAGTTCCAGTCTATATCAATTAAAAAAAGGGGATGCGCTGTCCCCTTTTATTATTCATAGCACTTTGGCGCAATTTTGTTCACCTTTTTATAAAAGGCAGGATCCCATGAATATAGATCTCACGCATGGTGCGCCATGCACAACAAAGAATGATTAACACAACCGATACACGCCAAAGCATAAAAACAATATGCATAACGTAATCCGAACCAACAATACTTGCAATTCTTACAACAATATCGGAATTATTCATTTTAACCTCCTATTCGCAATATTAAGTAGTGAATTTTCAGAAATGCTTTTTCCATTCATCGGGACGGAAAAAATAAATTTACACTAAAACAAGAACCAGTACCACCATGTAAATCAATGTTGGCCATAATACAGGAGCAGCAATTTCTTGCAAAAACAGCGTAAATTTTTCCATATTTCCCCCTCTATGATCTGTAGCACTTCTGGCGTACTTTTATCAACCTTTTTTCTTTTAAAAAAGGCAAAATGCTGACATAGATCCCGCGTACAATGCCCCATAACATGGCAAGAGCGATAATCGCCGTGAGTATTAAGCAAAGTACAGCGCCGACATGGACAACTTCGTCGGTGCCTATAATACTTGCTATCCTTGTTACGATGTCATATTGCACCATTCTTCTACCTCCTTTTCAATAGTCATTTTAGTTTGCCAAATTGTATCTCTGAATTGTCGCTTCAAGAAATGATTTTTCATTGCGAGACTCTTTCCTAGCTCGATCATAACGATCAATCGCCTCTCCTGGTGTGATTTCGTTTTTCTGGATAAACCACACGGTAAAAAGCGACAACACGGAAAACAGAAAACCATATTGAGATCCCATGAATGATTTTATAGCAATCATGTGCAGCCAACCGATCACGGAAAGTAACGTGGCGATTAAGAAAATAACTTTCAGCACCAGATCTTTTGTTGTTGTGCCTATCTTCCAAAAAACAAAAGGGTTATCCAAATTGGCATTGAGAAGACTGTCTGTTATAAGTTTATTCCTCCCTGCCTGCTCTTCGAAATCATCCGCCCGGATTCCTAATATCTCCTCTTCAATTTCATGCATTGGTATTTTCACCAACAATTTCCCTTCCCTTAGCCTTTCATATAGATCATTTCGCATATGATATCCCTCCCTTTCCGAAAAACATTCTTGTTGACTCGAAAGTTGCTTTGCAACGTTTTTGACAGTAAGAAATAGGCGTCAATATTCTAGTTCTTTTTCAATTTTTCAAAGAGCTTTATCTGTACGTTGATAATTGCATGAAACCAAGCAATTGTCTATACCGAGCCTTTTTCAAATTGGTTTGGTACGACTGTCAATTTCTTTCGATTAAATATTTTTTGTAAAACAACCAGCGCTATT
Proteins encoded:
- a CDS encoding FAD-dependent oxidoreductase codes for the protein MQETYDLIIIGAGPAGLSASIYASRYKLNHLLLGATIGGQINEIRQLENWPGDKSVSGFDLLSRFVEHTKSLGISPQNESVVEIKKSDEDVFEVVTGKTTHKTRAIIMAMGTEYRKLNVPGEKELTGKGVSYCATCDAMFFRNKVVSVIGGGNAAATSALGLTDFASKVYLVYRGDRLPAEPIWLDKIAANPKIEVIKNTNIIEIKGEQKVEKVILDKAYNDKTYLETDGVFVEIGSEPGIELAERLGVEIDEQGYIKVNADMGTNIPGIFAAGDITTGSNKFRQIITASAEGAVAANGVYKMLKLK
- a CDS encoding polyprenyl synthetase family protein, encoding MNLRHNRMENDLVVIEMLKKYKQRIEPLLGEYFLLKTEQAEKIDPLAVETVEIIRRFVLSGGKRIRPALVYYGYLAAGGKDEESVVRASMAIELAHAFLLIHDDIIDRDATRHGIETVHETYKAHGRKIGLSDSEATHFGNSMAITAGDYTHTMANEILYDIDFEPEITLAALRKIQAIVTRTIPGEMLDVLMGAKGTATEEEILRMYEGKTARYTFEGPLHLGCVLAGQQKNAKLLASLSAYSLPVGNAFQIRDDILGVFGNEHKLGKSVGADIIEGKQTLLVSRAFRTGNGNQKKELDRLLGKKDLTEQEVEIFRQIIRETGSLEYSQKLASKLVSESLSALGQIEFENSEARQFLEGIAEYIIKREV
- the trxA gene encoding thioredoxin codes for the protein MEQVFTDQNFDQEVLKSDKVVLVDFWAPWCGPCLAMGPIIEELAKELDGKIKVGKINVDENSKTAQDFAIMSIPALKIFKGGKVVQEFIGMQAKEVLKEALEKA
- a CDS encoding secondary thiamine-phosphate synthase enzyme YjbQ, coding for MKIYRKKIEVKSTSSMEFIDITSRVAEIVSQSGVREGTVLVYSPHTSAGILVNHNEPMLLQDFARVLYRVAPIEDRYSHDLFELARRNKSDGRSNGHSHCKVMLLGISETIPLEKGHMLITEKQNIFMAEMDGARTREIIIQVMGL
- a CDS encoding exonuclease domain-containing protein, which gives rise to MDRSNLIFLDTETTGIGPEDRLCQVAYKFQGVEKEALFKPPVPIGIDAMAVAHITNKMVADKEVFAGSEMHRALEEIFSAGHILVAHNAGFDAEMLKRENLQPNSLIDTFKLAQYLDVNGEIPKYALQYLRYYFELEVLDAPAHDALGDIRVLEKLFDYYFAKMSIGEKGELAVIEEMLAVSARPVLVKKFNFGKYIGMSVADVAQRDRNYLQWLLNEKIKTRDSGGENDENWIYTLQHYLI
- the uppS gene encoding polyprenyl diphosphate synthase → MEQELDNLPKHVAIIPDANRRWARERGLPPWKGHEVGAENFEKLISYSLKKGIKCLSIWGSSIDNLTKRPLDEKKALLEIYKKYFTKMLEGSEIHENEVQVNFIGRWEEQFPDSLKKIIYAVIEKTKNYQKRVLNFLLAYSGTDEMLLAMEKINAKCEKGARITAEMLKENLMTAKLPAVDYMIRTGGEPHNSAGFMMWDMADAQLFFSPEKFPDFNEEKFEEALVEFARRQRRFGG
- a CDS encoding NADP-dependent malic enzyme, which translates into the protein MKSQEFASIRLSKKIGGKIEICSKEKLTEKNLAVLYTPGVAEVSKAIAKDKKLSFSYTMRKNTVAVISDGSAVLGLGNIGPEAALPVMEGKALLFKELAGVDAIPIVLDTQDTQEIIKIVKALAPTFGGINLEDICAPRCFDVEEALKKELDIPVFHDDQHGTAIVVLAGLLNALKVVKKDLAKIRIVISGTGAAGVAIAKLLLKAGAKHIVMLDRMGIIHKERDGGLNDSKMEIARITNPENIRGNVRDALTGADVFIGVSAPNILTEEDIHQMNKNSIVFAMANPIPEIMPDRAKAGGARIVATGRSDFANQINNVLAFPGIFRGVLDNHVKKITEEHKIKVAYAIASLIKKPTHDKIIPRALDKNVVKKVASVFKK
- the mltG gene encoding endolytic transglycosylase MltG, translated to MRKKIILGFLLVFILAILGGFFYVRNQIYYSHGVQKQVILFEIKKGEGNEVIATNLGNKGLISGKVYFYYYIYRAKLINRIMPGSYLLSGNLTIPEIAHAITNPETQAVRITFPEGLTAKNMAEIIRKNNFDGDGFSALTSSIPDSFRKRYAFLADPEVTSLEGYLFPDTYFFKKDLTAEAIAKKMLDNFENKLDETLLTEIKKQNKKLSDVITLASIVEKEVPTEADMKIVAGIFENRLAVDMPLQSDATLSYILNDTIDSHSLEQLKTISPYNTYTNKGLPPGPIANPGSQAILAVIYPQKTDYTYFLTAGTGEDKKTYYAKTYDEHLANKQKAEL